A DNA window from Paraburkholderia sp. IMGN_8 contains the following coding sequences:
- a CDS encoding serine hydrolase domain-containing protein has translation MHPAGLSAARLTALTHAMQGYVDRGEVAGVVSLVWRRGEIGYFQPLGWRDEAGQLPMERDTLFRIASMTKPVTSAAILMLIEEDRLALDTPISQWLPELAAPRVLRDPAGPLDETDAARAPLTVLDLLTHRAGFAYHFTATGPLAEAYAAAFNGLEARADANAWLARIAGLPLMFQPGSRWHYGIATDVLGVLIERVSAMSLGEFFRTRIFEPLGMRDTAFWVPDAQLERLATAYGVEQGTRRRVVEDHPTASRWANPARFQSGGGGLVSTAQDYLQFAQLLLGRGRVGATRLLSHRSVDLMRSNFLSRDQRRVPAFGHVLWAGQGFGLGLSIVDDPAQQLPLGYRSMGSFGWPGAYGTSWFADPVENLIGLMLIQRRAVEPFPMSVDFERRVYDAIDD, from the coding sequence ATGCATCCAGCAGGACTTTCAGCGGCTCGGCTGACGGCGCTCACGCACGCCATGCAAGGCTATGTGGATCGGGGCGAGGTGGCGGGTGTCGTTTCGCTGGTCTGGCGGCGCGGCGAAATCGGCTACTTCCAGCCGCTCGGCTGGCGCGACGAAGCCGGGCAGTTGCCGATGGAGCGCGACACGCTGTTTCGCATCGCGTCGATGACCAAGCCGGTCACTAGCGCGGCGATCCTGATGCTGATCGAAGAAGACCGGCTCGCGCTCGACACGCCGATCTCACAGTGGCTCCCAGAGTTAGCCGCGCCACGCGTGCTGCGCGACCCGGCCGGCCCGCTCGACGAAACCGATGCAGCCCGAGCGCCGCTGACCGTGCTCGATCTGCTGACGCATCGCGCCGGTTTCGCTTATCACTTCACTGCCACCGGGCCGCTTGCCGAAGCGTACGCGGCGGCTTTCAACGGTCTTGAAGCACGGGCAGACGCCAATGCCTGGTTGGCTCGCATCGCCGGCTTGCCGCTGATGTTCCAGCCTGGCTCGCGCTGGCATTACGGTATCGCAACCGACGTACTCGGCGTGTTGATCGAGCGTGTCAGCGCAATGTCGCTCGGCGAGTTCTTCCGGACTCGGATCTTCGAACCGCTCGGCATGCGCGATACGGCTTTCTGGGTGCCCGACGCGCAGCTTGAGCGGCTCGCCACGGCTTATGGCGTCGAGCAGGGCACGCGGCGGCGCGTGGTCGAGGATCATCCGACGGCGAGCCGTTGGGCGAATCCCGCACGATTTCAGAGCGGGGGCGGCGGGCTCGTTTCGACGGCGCAAGACTACTTGCAGTTCGCGCAACTGCTCCTCGGGCGTGGACGCGTCGGCGCAACGCGTTTGCTGTCGCATCGCTCGGTCGATTTGATGCGCTCGAATTTTCTCAGCCGGGACCAGCGCCGCGTGCCGGCGTTCGGGCATGTGCTATGGGCGGGTCAAGGATTTGGACTCGGGCTGTCCATCGTCGACGATCCGGCGCAGCAGCTGCCGCTCGGTTATCGCTCGATGGGTTCGTTCGGCTGGCCGGGCGCGTATGGCACCAGCTGGTTCGCCGATCCGGTGGAAAACCTGATCGGCCTGATGCTGATCCAGCGCCGCGCAGTCGAACCGTTCCCGATGTCAGTCGATTTCGAGCGGCGCGTATACGATGCGATTGACGATTGA
- a CDS encoding aldo/keto reductase produces MEYIRLGQSGLKVSRLCLGTMNMGTPQWKPWIFDEAQSEPIVRHALNAGVNFIDLADFYSTGVGEEVVGRILKRIARREELVVATKVGYDMGAYQNAGGHSRKHVMDAIDASLTRLGMDYVDIYMLHFFDVNTPVEETMGALNDIVCAGKARYIGVSTMYTWQFAKIMQVCERNGWHKPINMQLQLNLAYREEEREMIPYCQDQGVGVSVFSPLARGLLTCEPNSTRNQTDFFTAQMYGDTASREIAASVARVAARRGVSAAQIAQAWVLNHGGVASMLVGADTPAQFDSALAALGTKLSTDEFFELERNYTPCDLINDYTAGKRIAREARLAQGVFVENLEKAA; encoded by the coding sequence ATGGAATACATTCGCCTCGGCCAATCCGGCCTGAAGGTTTCTCGTCTGTGCCTCGGCACGATGAACATGGGCACGCCGCAATGGAAGCCGTGGATCTTCGACGAAGCGCAAAGCGAGCCGATCGTGCGCCACGCGCTGAACGCCGGCGTTAATTTCATCGACCTCGCTGACTTCTATTCGACCGGCGTCGGTGAAGAAGTGGTGGGCCGCATTTTGAAGCGCATCGCGCGTCGCGAGGAACTCGTCGTGGCGACCAAGGTCGGCTATGACATGGGCGCGTATCAGAACGCCGGCGGCCATTCGCGCAAGCACGTCATGGATGCTATCGACGCGTCGCTGACGCGCCTCGGTATGGATTACGTCGATATCTACATGCTGCATTTCTTCGACGTGAATACGCCCGTCGAAGAAACCATGGGTGCGCTGAACGATATCGTGTGCGCGGGCAAGGCCCGCTACATCGGCGTATCGACGATGTACACGTGGCAGTTCGCGAAGATCATGCAAGTGTGCGAGCGCAATGGCTGGCACAAGCCGATCAACATGCAGTTGCAGTTGAATCTCGCGTACCGCGAGGAAGAGCGCGAAATGATTCCGTACTGCCAGGATCAGGGTGTGGGCGTGTCGGTATTCAGTCCGCTTGCTCGCGGCCTGCTGACCTGCGAGCCGAACTCGACGCGCAACCAGACCGATTTCTTCACCGCGCAAATGTATGGCGATACGGCGTCGCGTGAGATTGCCGCGTCGGTGGCGCGCGTGGCGGCGCGGCGTGGTGTGTCGGCTGCGCAGATCGCGCAAGCGTGGGTGCTCAATCACGGGGGTGTGGCGAGCATGCTGGTCGGTGCCGATACGCCTGCCCAATTCGACAGCGCGCTCGCCGCGCTCGGCACGAAGCTCTCAACCGACGAGTTCTTCGAACTCGAACGCAACTACACACCGTGCGATCTGATCAACGACTACACCGCCGGTAAGCGTATCGCCCGCGAAGCGCGGCTTGCGCAAGGCGTGTTCGTCGAGAACCTGGAGAAGGCAGCATGA
- the fae gene encoding formaldehyde-activating enzyme, whose translation MSVSTDKQLFIGEGFEGPGVNLAHINVLVGPRNGPAGQAFATALATPSAGHAPFVVIARPGVPTKPLTLYVNKAQIDGDFHGNATWGASQAGIAKAVAESLENGTLPPEAENDWVVVSANWVNPKTDDLDAVFENNYRACKNAILAAMKGLPHRDEVFAAARDVSNPFYTPKQR comes from the coding sequence ATGAGCGTATCGACGGACAAACAACTCTTTATCGGCGAAGGATTCGAAGGCCCGGGCGTCAACCTCGCGCATATCAATGTATTGGTCGGTCCGCGCAATGGGCCGGCAGGGCAGGCCTTCGCCACTGCGTTGGCGACGCCTTCCGCAGGCCATGCGCCGTTTGTCGTGATCGCACGGCCGGGTGTGCCGACCAAGCCGCTGACGCTGTACGTGAACAAGGCGCAGATCGACGGCGACTTCCACGGCAACGCGACGTGGGGCGCCTCGCAAGCCGGCATCGCGAAGGCTGTGGCCGAGTCGCTGGAGAACGGCACACTGCCGCCCGAAGCGGAAAACGATTGGGTGGTGGTGTCGGCGAATTGGGTCAACCCGAAAACCGACGATCTCGACGCGGTATTCGAGAACAACTACCGCGCGTGCAAGAACGCGATCCTCGCGGCAATGAAGGGCTTGCCGCATCGCGATGAAGTGTTCGCCGCCGCACGCGATGTGTCGAACCCGTTCTATACGCCCAAACAACGCTAA
- a CDS encoding diguanylate cyclase, with amino-acid sequence MSGRTSILNAILATPSSDHGQVTAAIRSSMLSTLFEHTRPLLLSGLASAFVAFVALVRLHQMWAALWLVADICLLAARLGIAHAYVMRSRTEAAHPGPWAMHYAPVSLLACFLFGIGTMACVMSPDAELASLAVMVTAGILGGIASRNAALPRLAIAQICLGACPIGLGALLAPRSGSWILVPPLFMYIAAMASVVRRHYAVLVALMTAEQRHAELAARFDAALAHMPHGLCTIDSAGKVIIANRRTAELFGATIEMLKLNVPLPEFIGHVGLAKFGETLRRQLVEQCAVWLSNEGRPFSMELNDGRHLEMTRNPVPDGSAVIIIEDVTERRESEAKILYLARHDPLTGLPNRRELRDEIEGILCRCAANREATVAVMCLDLDGFKQVNDRFGHHAGDEVLVTVADRLRALLQREELVARLGGDEFAVVLENATSSGAGALAQRVIRQIAKPYWLSTDDAVSIGTSIGIAFAVSGESFERLMKRADAALYDAKQSGKGTYRFSSAEVTAKEIPCGTSESALQRSQ; translated from the coding sequence ATGTCAGGCAGGACGTCCATCCTCAATGCAATTCTTGCGACACCGTCGTCGGATCACGGACAGGTTACAGCCGCCATCCGGTCGTCAATGCTATCGACTTTGTTCGAGCATACGCGGCCACTGCTCCTGTCTGGCCTCGCCAGTGCATTTGTTGCGTTCGTTGCCCTCGTCCGTCTGCATCAGATGTGGGCGGCGCTATGGCTGGTAGCGGATATATGTCTCCTCGCCGCACGGCTCGGCATCGCGCATGCCTACGTCATGCGCAGCCGGACCGAAGCGGCTCATCCCGGTCCGTGGGCAATGCACTACGCTCCGGTTTCGCTGCTGGCCTGCTTCCTGTTCGGCATCGGAACGATGGCGTGTGTCATGTCCCCGGATGCGGAATTAGCCTCACTCGCCGTCATGGTGACCGCCGGAATTCTTGGCGGTATAGCGTCGAGAAATGCGGCGTTGCCCCGCCTCGCCATCGCACAGATTTGCCTGGGCGCATGTCCCATTGGTCTGGGTGCGCTGCTCGCACCTCGCAGCGGGTCGTGGATTCTCGTGCCGCCACTCTTCATGTACATCGCCGCAATGGCTTCGGTTGTCCGGAGACACTATGCGGTGCTCGTTGCCCTGATGACGGCGGAACAGCGCCATGCTGAACTTGCAGCCAGATTCGACGCCGCATTGGCCCATATGCCACACGGGCTATGCACGATTGATAGCGCCGGCAAGGTGATTATTGCCAACCGCCGAACCGCAGAGCTGTTCGGCGCGACTATCGAAATGCTGAAGCTCAACGTCCCGCTCCCTGAGTTTATCGGCCACGTGGGACTGGCGAAGTTTGGAGAAACGCTCAGAAGGCAACTTGTCGAACAGTGCGCCGTATGGCTATCGAATGAAGGGCGTCCCTTCAGCATGGAACTCAACGACGGCCGCCACCTCGAGATGACCCGAAACCCGGTACCTGATGGAAGCGCTGTCATCATTATCGAAGACGTCACGGAACGCCGGGAGTCCGAAGCGAAGATCCTCTATCTGGCGCGTCACGACCCGCTCACGGGCCTTCCCAATCGCCGGGAATTACGCGACGAGATTGAAGGGATTCTCTGCCGTTGCGCGGCGAACCGCGAAGCTACAGTGGCGGTGATGTGTCTCGACCTGGACGGCTTCAAACAGGTCAACGACAGGTTCGGTCATCATGCCGGCGACGAGGTACTGGTAACCGTTGCAGACCGATTGAGAGCGTTGCTTCAACGTGAGGAGTTGGTGGCGCGACTCGGCGGCGATGAGTTCGCCGTTGTCCTCGAGAACGCAACCTCTTCCGGCGCCGGCGCACTCGCTCAACGCGTTATCCGCCAAATCGCCAAGCCGTATTGGCTATCGACAGACGATGCAGTAAGCATTGGCACCAGCATCGGCATCGCGTTCGCGGTGAGCGGTGAGTCCTTCGAACGATTGATGAAGCGCGCCGACGCGGCGTTGTACGACGCAAAGCAATCCGGCAAGGGTACGTATCGCTTCTCGAGCGCGGAGGTTACCGCGAAGGAAATTCCTTGTGGGACTAGCGAATCCGCCTTGCAAAGGTCCCAATAG
- a CDS encoding H-NS histone family protein, giving the protein MASYKQLTAQLEKLHKEVALAREKEVAQAIADIKQKVAEYDLTAEELGFSSKRAAGRKSASVAKYRNPKTGETWSGRGRSPNWLAGKNRERFLIEV; this is encoded by the coding sequence ATGGCCTCGTACAAGCAGTTGACTGCCCAGCTCGAAAAACTCCACAAAGAAGTCGCGCTGGCGCGTGAGAAGGAAGTCGCGCAGGCGATCGCCGACATCAAGCAAAAGGTCGCCGAATACGACTTGACCGCGGAAGAGCTGGGCTTTTCGAGCAAGCGTGCGGCGGGGCGCAAATCGGCCTCGGTGGCCAAGTATCGCAACCCGAAAACCGGCGAGACGTGGAGTGGTCGTGGCCGCTCGCCCAACTGGCTGGCAGGCAAGAATCGCGAGCGTTTCCTGATCGAAGTCTGA
- a CDS encoding sigma 54-interacting transcriptional regulator has protein sequence MMNDWAGLPATYGDVLRRAMDSLFRTFENFSEGTFIVDADARVVWINKRYAARFGFSDPQQAIGRDCEAVIPNSLMREVVKTGKPILLDILETDREPLVVTRLPLKDDAGETVGAVGFALFDELKALTPLFSRYSRVQEELIATRQSLAQARRAKYTFGSFVGTSAASLEVKRQARRAAQVDSPVLLLGETGTGKELLAHAIHAGSARANQPLVTVNVAAIPDSLLEVEFFGAAPGAYTGADRKGRVGKFELANGGTLFLDEIGDMPLPLQGKLLRVLQDKEFEPLGSNRIVRADVRIIAATSADLPALVAAGRFRADLFYRLNVLTIQAPALRERRSDIEALAYAMLEDLSTQARGGSHFELQDDALRLLCSYGWPGNVRELRNTLERAVMLSDSERIDARALAPFVGPAHGVSRNPRELDMTTGARAPAETAAAPERPLWSDAMAAFEKRFLSDALHANGGRVIETAAQIGMGRATLYKKIATYGIEV, from the coding sequence ATGATGAACGACTGGGCGGGCCTGCCCGCCACCTACGGCGACGTGCTGCGCCGGGCGATGGACTCGCTTTTCCGTACTTTCGAAAATTTCAGCGAAGGTACTTTCATCGTCGATGCCGACGCACGCGTCGTATGGATCAACAAGCGCTATGCGGCGCGTTTCGGCTTTTCGGATCCGCAGCAGGCCATCGGCCGCGACTGCGAAGCGGTGATTCCCAACAGCCTGATGCGCGAGGTCGTGAAGACCGGCAAACCGATTTTGCTCGACATCCTCGAAACGGACCGCGAGCCGCTCGTCGTCACGCGGCTGCCGCTGAAAGACGATGCGGGCGAAACGGTCGGCGCGGTCGGTTTCGCGTTGTTCGATGAACTGAAAGCGCTGACCCCGCTCTTTTCCCGCTATTCGCGGGTGCAGGAGGAGTTGATTGCGACGCGTCAGTCGCTGGCGCAGGCGCGGCGGGCCAAATACACATTCGGCAGTTTTGTCGGCACGAGCGCGGCCAGTCTCGAAGTGAAGCGCCAGGCGCGCCGGGCGGCGCAGGTCGACTCGCCGGTGCTTCTGCTCGGCGAAACCGGCACCGGCAAGGAACTGCTGGCGCACGCGATCCACGCCGGATCGGCGCGGGCGAATCAGCCGCTCGTCACCGTCAACGTCGCGGCGATTCCCGATAGCTTGCTCGAAGTCGAATTCTTCGGCGCGGCGCCAGGCGCGTACACCGGCGCCGATCGCAAGGGCCGCGTCGGCAAGTTCGAACTCGCGAATGGCGGCACACTGTTTCTCGACGAAATCGGCGACATGCCGCTGCCCTTGCAAGGCAAGCTGCTGCGTGTGCTGCAAGACAAGGAGTTCGAACCGCTCGGCTCCAACCGGATCGTGCGCGCGGACGTGCGGATCATTGCCGCGACCTCGGCCGATTTGCCGGCGCTGGTCGCGGCCGGGCGCTTTCGCGCGGACCTGTTCTACCGTCTGAACGTGCTGACGATCCAGGCGCCGGCGTTGCGCGAGCGTCGGTCCGATATCGAAGCGCTGGCCTACGCGATGCTCGAGGATCTGTCGACGCAAGCGCGCGGCGGCAGTCACTTCGAATTGCAGGACGACGCGCTGCGGCTGCTGTGTTCGTACGGATGGCCCGGCAATGTGCGGGAATTGCGCAATACGCTGGAACGCGCCGTGATGCTGTCCGACAGCGAGCGCATCGACGCGCGCGCGTTGGCGCCATTCGTCGGTCCGGCGCATGGGGTCTCGCGCAATCCGCGTGAGCTCGATATGACGACTGGGGCGCGCGCCCCGGCTGAAACGGCCGCTGCGCCCGAGCGGCCATTGTGGAGCGATGCCATGGCGGCGTTCGAGAAACGCTTCCTGAGCGACGCATTGCACGCCAATGGCGGGCGCGTGATCGAGACGGCGGCGCAGATCGGCATGGGCCGCGCGACGCTTTATAAGAAGATTGCGACTTACGGCATCGAGGTGTGA
- a CDS encoding NAD-dependent succinate-semialdehyde dehydrogenase, whose translation MNEFLRTGHYIGGEWYESASTYPVLNPATGEVIAQVARGGAAETTQAVAAAERAFPAWRSITAKERGARIRRWGELMLENREALAELLTREQGKPLAEARGEVGYAASFFEWFAEEAKRSYGDVIPSPNPNAKIIVTREPVGVVAAITPWNFPLAMITRKAGPALAAGCTMVLKPSEETPLSALALAVLAEKAGIPPGVFNIVSGDAVAIGGVLTESEVVRKLSFTGSTRVGKLLAKQSADTLKKLSLELGGNAPFIVFDDADIDAAVQGAMASKFRNTGQTCVCVNRFYVQDGIYDAFTQALTQAVRKMRVGNALQGEVEQGPLINQAALKKVETHVADALQKGAKVLTGGKPHALGGTFYEPTVLIDASKSMLIAAEETFGPVAACFRFKTEDEAIAAANDTPFGLSAYFYTRDLARAWRVAEALESGMVGINEGILSTEVAPFGGVKQSGLGREGSKYGLDEYTELKYMMMGGLGR comes from the coding sequence ATGAACGAATTTCTTCGAACCGGCCATTACATTGGCGGCGAGTGGTACGAAAGCGCGAGCACGTATCCCGTTCTGAATCCTGCAACGGGCGAGGTCATTGCTCAGGTCGCGAGAGGCGGCGCCGCGGAAACGACGCAAGCCGTCGCGGCGGCGGAGCGAGCCTTTCCGGCGTGGCGCTCGATAACAGCCAAGGAGCGTGGCGCGCGCATCAGACGCTGGGGCGAGTTGATGCTTGAGAACCGCGAGGCGCTCGCCGAACTGCTGACGCGCGAGCAAGGCAAGCCGCTTGCCGAAGCGCGCGGCGAAGTCGGCTATGCCGCGAGCTTCTTCGAATGGTTTGCCGAAGAGGCTAAGCGCAGTTATGGCGACGTGATCCCGAGCCCGAATCCGAACGCGAAGATCATCGTGACGCGTGAACCGGTCGGCGTGGTCGCGGCGATCACGCCGTGGAATTTCCCGCTCGCGATGATCACACGCAAGGCCGGCCCGGCGCTCGCGGCAGGCTGCACGATGGTGCTCAAGCCTTCCGAAGAAACGCCGCTGTCCGCCTTGGCATTGGCGGTGCTGGCGGAGAAGGCCGGCATTCCACCAGGTGTGTTCAACATCGTCTCCGGCGACGCGGTGGCGATCGGCGGCGTGCTGACCGAATCGGAGGTGGTGCGCAAGCTGTCGTTCACCGGCTCGACGCGCGTCGGCAAACTGCTCGCGAAGCAGTCGGCGGATACGTTGAAGAAGCTGTCGCTTGAACTAGGCGGCAATGCGCCCTTCATCGTATTCGACGATGCGGATATCGACGCCGCCGTGCAAGGCGCGATGGCCTCGAAATTCCGCAACACCGGACAGACCTGCGTGTGCGTGAATCGCTTCTACGTGCAGGACGGTATCTACGATGCATTCACGCAGGCGCTGACACAGGCTGTGCGGAAGATGCGCGTGGGCAATGCGCTGCAAGGCGAGGTCGAGCAAGGTCCGCTGATCAACCAGGCGGCGCTGAAGAAGGTGGAAACGCATGTCGCCGACGCGTTGCAAAAAGGCGCGAAGGTTTTGACGGGCGGCAAACCGCATGCACTCGGCGGCACGTTCTATGAGCCGACCGTGCTGATCGACGCATCAAAGTCGATGCTGATTGCTGCGGAAGAAACCTTCGGCCCGGTGGCAGCCTGCTTTCGCTTCAAGACTGAAGACGAAGCCATCGCCGCGGCCAACGACACACCGTTCGGCCTCTCCGCGTATTTCTACACGCGCGATCTTGCTCGCGCATGGCGCGTCGCCGAGGCGCTTGAGAGCGGCATGGTCGGCATTAACGAGGGCATTTTGTCGACCGAAGTCGCGCCGTTCGGCGGCGTCAAGCAATCGGGTCTTGGTCGCGAAGGCTCGAAGTACGGGCTCGATGAATACACAGAACTGAAGTACATGATGATGGGCGGCCTCGGACGCTAG
- a CDS encoding RidA family protein — protein MSPTPAFWMIPNAPTPVGPFSHATEADGWVFLTGQMPTSPTDDAAPLPDGVVAQTQRVMDNLILVLQGIGLGLQHVVAARIFLTEFKRDYAAMNDTYRAYFPADALPARTCIGVTALARDALVEIDFIAKRPG, from the coding sequence ATGAGCCCAACGCCCGCCTTCTGGATGATTCCCAACGCCCCGACACCGGTCGGACCGTTCTCGCATGCCACCGAAGCCGACGGCTGGGTGTTCCTGACCGGCCAGATGCCGACCTCGCCCACCGACGATGCCGCGCCGTTACCCGACGGCGTCGTCGCGCAAACGCAGCGCGTAATGGACAACCTGATTCTCGTCTTGCAAGGCATCGGCCTGGGCCTGCAACACGTGGTCGCCGCGCGCATCTTTCTGACCGAGTTCAAGCGCGACTACGCGGCGATGAACGACACTTACCGCGCCTACTTCCCCGCGGACGCGCTGCCTGCGAGGACCTGCATTGGCGTCACCGCGCTGGCGCGCGATGCGCTGGTCGAGATCGACTTCATCGCGAAGCGGCCAGGCTGA
- a CDS encoding GntP family permease, which yields MSFVIVLAALAFLMFAAYRGYSVILFAPIAALGAVLLTEPAAVAPVFSGIFMEKMVGFVKLYFPVFLLGAVFGKVIELSGFSESIVAAAIRYIGRSRANAVIVAVCALLTYGGVSLFVVVFAVYPFAAELYRQSNIPKRLMPGAIALGAFSFTMDSLPGTPQIQNIIPTTFFKTTSWAAPTLGVIGSLFIIVVGLTYLEWRRRAAMATGEGYGTDLVNEPERVESKQLPHPLLAVAPLILVGVANFLLTRWIPNWYGASYTVAADILPGVHAPVTTTIKSVVAIWAVEGALLLGVVMVVVTAFGRVRERFAIGTKAAVAGALLASLNTASEYGFGGVIAALPGFLVVSDALKSIPNPLVNAAVSVSSLAGITGSASGGMSIALAAMSDVFIKGAEAAHIPMEVLHRVVAMASGGMDTLPHNGAVITLLAVTGLTHRQSYRDIFAVTVIKTLAVFFVISVYYMTGLV from the coding sequence ATGTCCTTTGTTATCGTCCTCGCCGCACTGGCGTTTCTGATGTTTGCCGCCTATCGCGGCTACAGCGTCATTCTTTTCGCCCCGATCGCCGCGCTCGGCGCGGTGCTGCTGACCGAACCCGCCGCCGTCGCACCAGTGTTCTCCGGCATCTTCATGGAGAAGATGGTCGGCTTCGTGAAGCTTTACTTCCCGGTGTTTCTGTTGGGCGCGGTGTTCGGCAAGGTCATCGAATTGTCCGGTTTCTCGGAGTCGATCGTGGCCGCGGCGATTCGCTATATCGGCCGCTCGCGCGCCAATGCGGTGATCGTCGCGGTGTGCGCGCTGCTCACCTATGGCGGCGTGTCGCTGTTCGTCGTGGTGTTCGCGGTGTATCCGTTCGCGGCCGAGCTGTACCGCCAGAGCAATATTCCGAAGCGCCTGATGCCTGGCGCGATCGCACTCGGCGCGTTCTCGTTCACGATGGATTCGCTGCCGGGCACGCCGCAGATCCAGAACATCATCCCGACCACGTTCTTCAAGACGACGTCCTGGGCCGCGCCGACGCTGGGCGTGATCGGCTCGCTGTTCATCATCGTGGTTGGGCTGACATATCTGGAATGGCGCCGCCGTGCCGCAATGGCGACCGGCGAAGGTTACGGTACCGATCTCGTCAACGAACCGGAGCGCGTCGAATCGAAGCAACTGCCGCATCCGCTGCTGGCGGTCGCGCCGCTGATTCTGGTCGGCGTGGCGAACTTCCTGCTGACCCGCTGGATTCCCAATTGGTACGGCGCGTCGTACACGGTCGCAGCGGACATCCTGCCGGGCGTCCATGCACCGGTCACCACGACGATCAAGAGCGTGGTTGCAATCTGGGCCGTCGAAGGCGCGTTGCTGCTCGGTGTCGTCATGGTCGTGGTGACGGCGTTCGGCCGCGTGCGCGAGCGTTTTGCGATCGGCACCAAGGCTGCGGTGGCGGGCGCGCTGCTGGCCTCGTTGAATACCGCGTCGGAGTATGGCTTCGGCGGCGTGATCGCCGCATTGCCCGGCTTTCTGGTGGTCAGCGATGCGTTGAAGAGCATTCCGAATCCGCTCGTCAATGCGGCCGTTTCGGTGAGCTCGCTGGCGGGCATTACGGGTTCGGCGTCGGGCGGCATGAGTATCGCGCTCGCGGCCATGTCCGACGTGTTCATCAAGGGCGCGGAAGCCGCGCATATCCCGATGGAAGTGTTGCACCGGGTCGTCGCGATGGCGAGCGGCGGCATGGACACGCTGCCGCATAACGGCGCGGTGATCACGCTGCTGGCGGTGACGGGATTAACGCACCGCCAGTCGTATCGCGACATCTTCGCGGTGACGGTGATCAAGACGCTGGCGGTGTTCTTCGTGATCTCGGTGTATTACATGACCGGGTTGGTTTGA